Proteins from a single region of Haloterrigena alkaliphila:
- a CDS encoding CBS domain-containing protein, whose amino-acid sequence MSTTDSTRVDDVMSSPLETISKDATIQEAATAMREKGITALVVPSNPPSIVTSTDLLDAAADGRDPTDVRVADVMTESVETVPPDLYLEEVAAMMTSLGIGHLPVVEKDDYVGMVSSTDVTAELS is encoded by the coding sequence ATGTCCACGACCGACAGTACCCGCGTCGACGACGTGATGTCGTCGCCCCTCGAGACCATTTCGAAGGACGCGACGATTCAGGAGGCAGCCACGGCGATGCGCGAGAAGGGGATCACCGCGCTCGTCGTGCCGTCAAATCCGCCGTCGATCGTCACCAGCACCGATCTGCTGGACGCCGCCGCCGACGGGCGCGATCCGACCGACGTGCGGGTTGCCGACGTGATGACCGAATCCGTCGAGACCGTGCCGCCGGACCTCTACCTCGAGGAGGTCGCCGCGATGATGACCAGCCTCGGCATCGGCCACCTGCCGGTCGTCGAGAAGGACGACTACGTCGGCATGGTCTCCTCGACGGACGTCACCGCCGAACTCTCCTGA
- the rqcH gene encoding ribosome rescue protein RqcH has protein sequence MDPKRELTSVDLAALVGELGAYEGAKVDKAYLYGDDLVRLKMRDFDRGRMELVLEVGEVKRAHTVAPERVPDAPGRPPQFAMMLRNRLSGADFAGVEQYEFDRILEFVFERDDGTTRIIVELFGQGNVAVTDGEYEVIDCLETVRLKSRTVVPGSRYEFPDSRTNPLTVSREAFDREMDDSDTDVVRTLATQLNFGGLYAEEVCTRAGVEKGLDIAEADEDVYDRVYDAIERLALDIRNGNFEPRLYLEAEGDDEDGGGSETKDEDGDGSETEGDDATPERVVDVTPFPLEEHADLASDPYDSFLTALDDYFFRLDLEDESEPDPTEQRPDFDEQIAKHERIIEQQQGAIEGFEQEADALREQAELLYAEYGLVDDIISTIQNARAQDRPWDEIEERFEEGAERGIAAAEAVVDVDGSEGVVTVEIDDERIDLVAQQGVEQNADRLYTEAKRVEEKKEGALAAIEDTREDLEEAKRRRDEWEAADEADASDDDEDEEEQDRDWLSMPSVPIRENEPWFDRFRWFHTSDGYLVIGGRNADQNEELVKKYLEPGDTVLHTQAHGGPVTVLKATDPSEASSSDIELPESSIEEAAQFAVSYASVWKDGRYAGDVYAVDSDQVTKTPESGEYLEKGGFAIRGDRTYYDDTPVGVAVGIQCEPYTRVIGGPPSAVEGRAETTIELEPGRYAQADAAKRMYRRFRERFEDESFVRKIASPDRIQHFMPPGGSRIKDD, from the coding sequence ATGGATCCAAAGCGGGAGCTTACCAGCGTCGACCTCGCCGCCCTCGTCGGGGAACTCGGTGCCTACGAGGGGGCGAAGGTCGACAAGGCCTACCTCTACGGCGACGATCTCGTCCGGCTCAAGATGCGCGACTTCGACCGCGGTCGCATGGAACTCGTGCTCGAGGTCGGCGAGGTCAAGCGCGCCCACACGGTCGCCCCCGAGCGGGTGCCCGACGCGCCCGGCCGGCCGCCGCAGTTCGCCATGATGCTCCGTAACCGGCTCTCGGGGGCCGACTTCGCGGGCGTCGAGCAGTACGAGTTCGACCGCATCCTCGAGTTCGTCTTCGAGCGCGACGACGGCACGACCCGGATCATCGTCGAACTGTTCGGGCAGGGCAACGTCGCGGTCACCGACGGCGAGTACGAGGTGATCGACTGCCTCGAGACCGTCCGGTTGAAGTCCCGAACCGTCGTCCCGGGGTCGCGCTACGAGTTCCCCGACAGCCGGACGAATCCGCTGACGGTCTCGCGAGAGGCGTTCGACCGCGAGATGGACGACTCCGACACGGACGTCGTCCGGACGCTGGCGACGCAACTCAACTTCGGCGGCCTCTACGCCGAGGAGGTCTGTACCCGCGCCGGCGTGGAGAAGGGACTGGACATCGCGGAGGCCGACGAGGACGTCTACGACCGCGTCTACGACGCCATCGAACGGCTCGCGCTCGACATCCGGAACGGGAACTTCGAGCCGCGGCTGTACCTCGAGGCCGAGGGCGACGACGAGGACGGCGGCGGTTCCGAGACCAAGGACGAGGACGGAGACGGTTCCGAGACCGAGGGCGACGATGCCACCCCGGAGCGAGTCGTCGACGTCACGCCGTTCCCGCTCGAGGAGCACGCCGACCTCGCGTCCGACCCCTACGACTCGTTCCTGACGGCGCTGGACGACTACTTCTTCCGGCTCGACCTCGAGGACGAGTCGGAGCCGGATCCGACCGAACAGCGCCCCGACTTCGACGAGCAGATCGCCAAACACGAGCGGATCATCGAGCAACAGCAGGGGGCGATCGAGGGGTTCGAGCAGGAGGCCGACGCGCTGCGCGAGCAGGCCGAACTGCTGTACGCCGAGTACGGGCTGGTCGACGACATCATCTCGACGATCCAGAACGCTCGCGCGCAGGATCGGCCGTGGGACGAGATCGAGGAGCGATTCGAGGAGGGCGCAGAACGCGGTATCGCGGCCGCCGAGGCGGTCGTCGACGTCGACGGCAGCGAGGGCGTCGTCACGGTCGAGATCGACGACGAGCGGATCGACCTCGTCGCCCAGCAGGGCGTCGAGCAGAACGCGGACCGCCTCTACACCGAGGCCAAGCGCGTCGAGGAGAAGAAGGAGGGCGCGCTGGCGGCCATCGAGGACACCCGCGAGGACCTCGAGGAAGCCAAGCGCCGTCGCGACGAGTGGGAGGCCGCGGACGAGGCCGACGCGAGCGATGACGACGAGGACGAGGAGGAGCAAGATCGGGACTGGCTCTCGATGCCGTCGGTCCCGATCCGCGAGAACGAACCCTGGTTCGATCGCTTTCGCTGGTTCCACACGAGCGACGGCTACCTCGTGATCGGCGGCCGCAACGCCGACCAGAACGAGGAACTCGTCAAGAAGTACCTCGAGCCCGGCGACACGGTCCTCCACACGCAGGCCCACGGCGGCCCCGTCACCGTGCTGAAGGCGACCGATCCCAGCGAGGCCTCCTCGAGCGACATCGAACTGCCCGAATCGAGTATCGAGGAGGCCGCGCAGTTCGCCGTCTCCTACGCGTCGGTCTGGAAGGACGGCCGCTACGCCGGCGACGTCTACGCCGTCGACTCCGACCAGGTCACCAAGACGCCGGAGAGCGGCGAGTACCTCGAGAAGGGCGGGTTCGCGATCCGCGGGGACCGGACCTACTACGACGACACGCCGGTCGGCGTCGCCGTGGGGATTCAATGCGAGCCCTACACCCGCGTCATCGGCGGCCCACCGTCGGCCGTCGAGGGCCGGGCGGAGACGACGATCGAACTCGAGCCGGGCCGCTACGCGCAGGCCGACGCGGCGAAGCGGATGTACCGCCGGTTCCGCGAGCGCTTCGAGGACGAATCCTTCGTCCGCAAGATCGCCAGCCCGGACCGCATCCAGCACTTCATGCCGCCGGGCGGAAGCCGGATCAAAGACGATTGA
- the tenA gene encoding thiaminase II, translating to MAFSDQLLEDGEQIWAAQREHPFVRELAAGTLDEAAFQHWLKQDYRYLLDYARVFSIAGTKARDEETMTHLLGVAHEVLDREMDLHREFAADYGISRADLEGVEKAPTCVAYTNFLVRTAYEGTIAEIAAALYPCMQGYLDVADHMADLAEEEHRYTPFIELYTGGEFREATAWCREFVDECGERYPGEHAAMREAFRTSAKLEYRFWEMAYTLEGWDL from the coding sequence ATGGCCTTCAGCGATCAGTTACTCGAGGACGGCGAGCAGATCTGGGCGGCACAGCGAGAGCATCCGTTCGTCCGCGAACTCGCGGCGGGGACGCTGGACGAGGCGGCGTTTCAGCACTGGCTGAAACAGGACTACCGCTACCTGCTCGATTACGCGCGAGTGTTCTCGATCGCCGGGACGAAGGCCCGCGACGAGGAGACGATGACCCACCTGCTGGGGGTCGCCCACGAGGTGCTCGACCGCGAGATGGACCTCCATCGGGAGTTCGCCGCCGACTACGGCATCTCGCGGGCGGACCTCGAGGGCGTCGAGAAGGCGCCGACCTGCGTCGCCTACACGAACTTCCTCGTGCGGACGGCCTACGAAGGCACCATCGCCGAAATCGCGGCGGCGCTGTACCCGTGCATGCAGGGATATCTCGACGTAGCCGACCACATGGCCGACCTCGCCGAGGAGGAACACCGGTACACGCCCTTCATCGAGCTGTACACGGGCGGGGAGTTCCGCGAGGCGACGGCCTGGTGTCGCGAGTTCGTCGACGAGTGCGGAGAGCGCTATCCCGGGGAGCACGCGGCGATGCGCGAGGCGTTCCGCACGAGCGCCAAACTCGAGTACCGATTCTGGGAGATGGCGTATACGCTCGAGGGATGGGACCTGTGA
- a CDS encoding RNA-guided endonuclease InsQ/TnpB family protein, translating to MEVRRTAPVKLIVPDENRDDLHETAEQFLYCANRAAEFCWDDNSYTNCISTNAIARDALYTELREETDLTANLVQEAIRRAVQATKGCVERWKKDNRVSQPEFTSWSMVYDKRSATFYRNRVSLSTISGRVECDFELPADSPTPYEQYVLSEEYELRTSTLQYDKVSDEFYFHITTRKHGSDSDEESEVSEDTEHQTVLGIDLGVNSLAVASTGTFWQGDEYDHWCREFEKRRGEMQQRGTQAAHNALLRLGKREEAWRKQYIHTAANEIVMEAVEHECDVIVFEDLTDIREEIPNAKWHHVWAFRRLYEYVEYKAPNRGVSVEKVEPNHTSQRCFRTDCGFTHPDNRHGEQFCCQRCGYEVNADYNGAKNIGLRYARKRQYRLRSSPKSGNGDAPVDVRLNGGTVNGESYQPIAGD from the coding sequence ATGGAGGTGCGTCGAACTGCGCCGGTCAAACTCATCGTTCCCGATGAAAACCGCGACGACCTCCACGAAACTGCCGAGCAGTTCCTCTACTGTGCGAACCGTGCCGCCGAGTTCTGTTGGGACGACAACTCCTACACGAACTGTATCTCCACGAACGCAATCGCGAGAGACGCACTCTACACGGAACTGCGAGAGGAAACCGACCTCACCGCCAACCTAGTTCAAGAGGCCATTCGACGCGCTGTTCAAGCGACGAAAGGCTGCGTCGAACGGTGGAAGAAAGACAATCGAGTGAGCCAACCGGAGTTCACCTCATGGAGCATGGTCTACGATAAGCGAAGCGCGACGTTCTACCGAAATCGCGTTTCCCTTTCGACTATCAGTGGGCGCGTCGAGTGTGACTTCGAACTCCCGGCGGATAGTCCGACACCTTACGAACAGTATGTTCTCTCTGAGGAGTACGAGCTCCGAACGAGTACGTTACAATACGACAAGGTGAGCGACGAGTTCTACTTCCACATCACAACCCGAAAACACGGCAGCGATTCTGATGAGGAGTCCGAGGTTTCGGAAGATACTGAGCACCAAACAGTCCTCGGTATCGATCTCGGCGTTAACAGTCTCGCAGTGGCTTCAACCGGTACATTCTGGCAGGGCGATGAATACGATCATTGGTGCCGTGAGTTCGAGAAGCGACGTGGAGAGATGCAACAGCGCGGGACGCAAGCCGCACACAACGCCTTGCTTCGACTCGGCAAGCGCGAAGAAGCGTGGCGGAAACAGTACATTCATACAGCCGCTAACGAGATCGTCATGGAAGCTGTCGAACACGAATGCGACGTGATCGTGTTCGAGGACTTGACGGACATTCGAGAAGAGATTCCGAACGCGAAGTGGCACCACGTATGGGCGTTCCGACGATTGTACGAGTACGTCGAGTACAAGGCTCCGAACCGAGGCGTTTCCGTGGAAAAGGTTGAACCGAACCATACGTCTCAACGGTGTTTTCGGACAGATTGTGGGTTTACGCACCCGGACAACCGCCACGGTGAACAGTTCTGCTGCCAGAGGTGTGGTTATGAGGTCAATGCGGATTACAACGGCGCGAAGAACATCGGACTACGATACGCTCGGAAACGGCAATACAGACTCCGTTCCTCGCCCAAGTCGGGGAACGGAGACGCACCAGTAGACGTGCGTTTGAATGGTGGGACGGTGAACGGTGAGAGTTACCAGCCGATTGCTGGGGATTGA